One Plectropomus leopardus isolate mb chromosome 1, YSFRI_Pleo_2.0, whole genome shotgun sequence DNA segment encodes these proteins:
- the ctsba gene encoding cathepsin B yields MWRAALLLLAASLSVSLARPHLKPLSSEMVNYINKLNTTWRAGHNFHNVDFSYVQKLCGTMLKGPKLPLMVQYSGDIKLPKNFDSREQWPNCPTLKEIRDQGSCGSCWAFGATEAMSDRLCIHSNAKVSVEISAEDLLSCCDSCGMGCNGGYPSAAWEYWTNEGLVSGGLYDSHIGCRPYTIPPCEHHVNGSRPPCTGEGGDTPECVSKCEPGFTPSYKQDKHYGKTSYSVPSDEEQIQSEIYKNGPVEGAFTVYEDFVLYKTGVYQHVSGSAVGGHAIKILGWGEEDGVPYWLCANSWNTDWGDNGFFKFLRGSDHCGIESEVVAGIPK; encoded by the exons ATGTGGCGTGCAGCCCTACTGTTATTGGCTGCCAGCTTGTCAGTGAGCCTGGCCAGACCCCACCTCAAACCACTGTCCAGTGAGATGGTCAACTACATCAATAAGTTGAACACTACCTGGAGG GCTGGTCACAACTTCCATAATGTCGACTTCAGTTATGTCCAGAAACTCTGCGGTACGATGCTGAAGGGACCCAAATTGCCACTTAT GGTTCAGTATTCTGGAGACATCAAGCTGCCTAAAAACTTTGACTCCAGAGAGCAGTGGCCCAACTGTCCCACTCTGAAGGAGATCAGAGACCAGGGCTCCTGTGGATCTTGCTGG gcGTTTGGCGCTACAGAGGCCATGTCCGACCGGTTGTGTATCCATAGCAATGCCAAGGTCAGCGTGGAGATCTCTGCAGAGGACCTGCTGTCCTGCTGTGACAGCTGTGGCATGGG aTGTAACGGTGGTTACCCATCAGCTGCCTGGGAGTACTGGACCAACGAGGGACTGGTCTCTGGAGGTCTCTATGACTCCCACATCG GTTGCCGGCCGTACACTATCCCTCCCTGTGAACACCATGTGAATGGCAGCAGACCCCCCTGCACTGGCGAGGGTGGAGACACACCTGAGTGCGTCAGCAAATGTGAACCTGGTTTCACACCCAGCTACAAGCAGGACAAACACTATG GTAAAACGTCTTACAGCGTGCCGTCAGATGAAGAGCAGATCCAGAGTGAGATATACAAGAATGGCCCAGTAGAGGGAGCCTTTACCGTCTATGAAGACTTTGTGCTGTACAAGACTG GTGTGTATCAGCATGTGTCTGGATCTGCTGTTGGGGGCCACGCCATCAAGATCCTGGGCTGGGGAGAGGAAGATGGCGTTCCCTACTGGCTCTGTGCCAACTCCTGGAACACTGACTGGGGCGATAACG GGTTCTTTAAGTTCCTGCGTGGATCGGATCACTGTGGTATTGAGTCTGAGGTTGTGGCTGGGATCCCCAAATAA
- the adpgk2 gene encoding ADP-dependent glucokinase: MDGGGRASWIKYGPVVSLFVVLLAVWFRSPQTAVLDDRLDTVLSSLLRAESKVGLNGVARPKVAIGFGGCVDLIVDGVSLLNKIGLPPTDQPLHHDYIENEVQLAQSFAYFFAPGAAAERFMLNDTLFSELVEASRDLPGNRWAVGGNAPTMAGRMATEGCDILLGGSFSPDFTDVLSQRITVAGNIVDEPDIHLILEYPAGANWGHYTARRANRYIIHSDDHNPYLDSMEDFAEKLIDFNPDLLVVGGLQMMDNFPFQSGEREALLSRLAEILSSSSPQIGVHFEMASFVEESIMEDLLHYVIPHADSLGMNEQELPNLLSLLKGSNIKVLSDPNPRVATVLDQMREVYRILNQRFKDASVESDTDSPKTKPLTRLHVHTLAFQAMIVTRGSQWKNTMSATAKASLTANRHVCGSNDIDPSKARLIMDDSFSVSRQEGSQRIPLQETRPVSCWDEEDYEICVAPVLVCTEVFQTAGGGDNISAAGLVLQI, from the exons ATGGACGGAGGAGGCAGGGCTTCGTGGATAAAATATGGGCCTGTTGTGTCCCTTTTCGTGGTTCTTTTAGCCGTGTGGTTCCGGTCACCCCAGACTGCAGTGCTGGACGACCGGCTCGACACCGTGCTGTCCTCCCTGCTCCGTGCCGAGAGCAAAGTCGGTTTGAATGGCGTCGCCAGACCCAAAGTAGCCATTG GTTTTGGAGGTTGTGTTGACCTGATTGTGGATGGGGTATCATTGCTGAATAAGATTGGCCTCCCTCCCACAGACCAGCCCCTACATCATGACTACATAGAAAATGAAGTGCAGCTGGCTCAGAGCTTTGCCTATTTCTTTGCaccaggagctgctgcaga GCGTTTTATGCTCAATGATACTCTGTTCAGCGAACTGGTCGAAGCGTCCCGTGACTTACCTGGAAACAGATGGGCAGTAGGTGGCAATGCCCCTACAATGGCTGGTCGCATGGCCACCGAGGGATGTGATATATTGCTAGGGGGGAGTTTCAGCCCCGATTTTACTGATGTCCTGTCCCAGCGCATTACAG TGGCAGGTAACATAGTTGATGAGCCAGACATTCATCTCATCCTGGAGTATCCAGCCGGTGCTAACTGGGGTCACTATACCGCACGTAGAGCCAACAG GTATATCATCCACAGCGATGACCATAACCCCTACCTGGACTCCATGGAGGACTTTGCAGAGAAACTTATAGACTTCAATCCAGATCTGCTGGTGGTGGGTGGGCTGCAAATGATGGATAACTTCCCCTTCCAGTCAG GGGAACGAGAAGCTCTCCTCTCCCGCTTGGCAGAAATCCTGTCCTCCTCATCTCCGCAGATTGGAGTCCATTTTGAGATGGCCAGTTTTGTAGAAGAGAGTATAATGGAAGACCTTCTTCACTATGTCATTCCACAT GCGGACTCTTTAGGAATGAATGAACAGGAGCTCCCGAACCTGCTCAGCCTGCTTAAAGGCTCCAACATCAAAGTGTTGTCGGACCCAAATCCTCGTGTAGCGACTGTCCTAGACCAGATGAGGGAAGTCTATCGCATTTTGAACCAGCGCTTCAAGGATGCCAGTGTAGAAAGTGACACAGACAGTCCTAAAACTAAGCCACTGACTCGGCTCCATGTCCACACGCTGGCCTTTCAGGCCATGATCGTGACACGCGGCTCCCAGTGGAAGAACACCATGTCAGCCACCGCCAAGGCCTCTCTCACAGCAAACCGCCATGTCTGTGGCTCTAATGACATTGACCCCAGCAAGGCGAGGCTCATCATGGACGACTCCTTCTCTGTTAGCCGGCAGGAAGGCAGCCAACGTATCCCTCTGCAGGAGACCAGGCCCGTCAGCTGCTGGGATGAGGAGGACTACGAGATCTGCGTAGCGCCAGTGCTGGTGTGCACTGAGGTTTTCCAGACTGCTGGTGGAGGGGACAACATCTCAGCCGCTGGTCTGGTGCTGCAGATCTAG
- the efcab2 gene encoding dynein regulatory complex protein 8, whose translation MAEGMQSSEAIVSDVHKKIKAAFEAFDYESNNTVDVGEIGTIIYSLGCFPTQADLRDLIAEVQDDHAGYIHLDKFLPVMTKMLLEHKFPPIPEDVLLQAFEVLDKDKKGYLEPEELTKYMTQEGELFTQEEMDEMLTALADNEKSLIYYRDLISQLTIDPDV comes from the exons ATGGCGGAGGGCATGCAAAGTTCAG AGGCTATCGTGTCAGATGTCCACAAGAAAATTAAAGCGGCTTTTGAAGCGTTTGACTACGAGTCTAACAACACAGTGGATGTCGG GGAGATTGGCACCATCATCTATTCACTGGGTTGCTTCCCTACTCAAGCAGACCTACGTGACCTAATAGCTGAG GTTCAAGACGACCATGCAGGATATATCCATTTGGACAAGTTCCTCCCAGTCATGACCAAAATGCTGCTGGAGCACAA gttCCCTCCCATCCCTGAGGACGTTCTGCTTCAGGCCTTTGAG GTTTTGGACAAAGACAAGAAAGGGTACCTGGAGCCTGAGGAGCTAACAAAGTACATGACACAGGAAG GTGAGCTCTTCACTCAAGAGGAGATGGATGAGATGCTGACAGCACTCGCTGACAACGAGAAGAGCCTCATCTATTACAGAGACTTAATCAGCCAGCTGACTATCGACCCCGACGTGTAG
- the cgref1 gene encoding cell growth regulator with EF hand domain protein 1: protein MHTGVFMESHLGRLVPCVLSLYLFMQLCQAAPGQPGTQREESFNARPNVVALANPFGSGEEDRGLRQSFIQSSLKDGQQGPEISTWEQEVFFLFGLYDYDRSGLLDGLEMMKLLSDYNTHHTPGAQANELVVSMVDFLLQSQDLNQDGLLAPSELLSPSLPHTQDSSNNNAPHQEQEEKAGAAEQREEAHQEQQPQDEEQPQLEVKTEEEELIKQTHEQQIPEAPDADQQQDHDAPVHQGQPEM, encoded by the exons ATGCACACAG GTGTGTTCATGGAGTCTCACCTGGGCAGGTTAGTCCCATGTGTTCTGTCCCTATACCTGTTCATGCAACTGTGCCAGGCTGCACCAGGTCAACCCGGGACACAAAG GGAGGAATCGTTTAATGCCCGCCCCAATGTAGTAGCACTAGCCAATCCCTTTGGCTCTGGAGAGGAGGACCGCGG ATTGCGGCAAAGTTTCATTCAATCCAGTTTGAAGGATGGCCAACAAGGACCAGAAATCAGCACCTGGGAGCAAG AGGTGTTCTTCCTGTTTGGTCTATACGACTATGATCGCAGTGGGCTCCTGGATGGCTTGGAAATGATGAAGCTGCTTTCAGACTATAACACCCATCATACACCTGGTGCACAGGCCAACGAGCTG GTGGTGTCTATGGTGGATTTTTTACTCCAGTCTCAGGATCTAAACCAGGATGGCCTGTTGGCCCCATCTGAGCTGCTGTCGCCGTCTTTACCTCACACACAG GACTCCAGCAACAACAATGCACCTCaccaggagcaggaggagaaggcaggagcagcagagcagagagaggaggctCACCAGGAGCAGCAGCCTCAAGATGAAGAGCAACCTCAACTGGAAgtaaagacagaagaagaggagctcattaaacaaacacatgaacagcaAATACCAGAAGCCCCAGATGCAGATCAACAGCAGGACCACGATGCCCCTGTTCATCAGGGACAGCCGGAGATGTGA